One Nicotiana sylvestris chromosome 12, ASM39365v2, whole genome shotgun sequence genomic window carries:
- the LOC104217323 gene encoding probable calcium-binding protein CML36 — protein MKLLKNIPNKLFKSKKSRSISRSEDPSFGSGTTSSCSDSDSHSGFQKPNGLATPTSVLPPNDISADEWSEILQAFHMIDSGGDGKIRKEQLEAILTRVGPDPPSEEELISLLNEVDRNGDGCISLEEFGAISSAFGPPACDDELRNAFDFFDANHDGKITAEELFNVFRTIGDGRCTLEDCRHMIRGVDKNGDGFVCFEDFCLMMEQQR, from the coding sequence ATGAAGCTCCTCAAAAACATCCCCAACAAGCTCTTCAAGTCCAAAAAATCCCGCTCCATCTCTAGATCCGAAGACCCATCATTCGGGTCGGGCACAACCTCGTCTTGTTCCGATTCCGACTCCCACAGCGGATTCCAAAAACCTAATGGGCTAGCTACGCCAACCAGCGTGTTACCACCCAATGATATCTCAGCCGACGAATGGTCTGAAATCTTACAAGCCTTTCACATGATTGACAGTGGCGGCGATGGAAAGATTCGGAAGGAACAGCTGGAAGCTATTCTTACCCGAGTTGGACCCGACCCGCCAAGCGAAGAGGAATTAATATCATTGCTTAATGAAGTAGATAGGAATGGAGATGGATGTATTAGCTTAGAGGAGTTCGGAGCGATTAGCTCGGCGTTTGGGCCGCCGGCTTGTGACGATGAACTGAGAAATGCTTTTGATTTCTTTGACGCCAATCACGACGGAAAGATAACGGCGGAGGAGTTGTTTAACGTGTTTAGAACTATTGGAGATGGACGGTGCACGTTAGAGGATTGCCGGCATATGATAAGAGGAGTGGATAAAAATGGAGATGGATTCGTATGCTTCGAGGACTTTTGTCTTATGATGGAACAGCAAAGATGA